The following are encoded together in the Methanosarcina flavescens genome:
- a CDS encoding HEAT repeat domain-containing protein yields MKLEEPAVEPLILSLDSRDPEVRENAAITLGKIKDERAVQPLIKLLTDQEWEVESAATNALVEIGEPAVEPLIKILQDENENVFLQMKVTAVLAGIKDERAVQPMIKALKEKPELQADLGYNLGLMGEPAVEPLITALGDGDPNVRVRAAEALGRIGGERAIGPLTTALNDEDETVRVFAKLGLKSIEAQKKDTLIATYG; encoded by the coding sequence TTGAAGCTGGAGGAGCCTGCAGTAGAACCTTTAATCCTGTCACTGGATTCCAGAGACCCGGAAGTCCGTGAAAATGCAGCTATTACTCTCGGCAAAATAAAGGATGAAAGAGCTGTGCAACCACTCATTAAACTGCTGACGGATCAGGAGTGGGAAGTTGAAAGTGCTGCAACTAACGCTCTTGTTGAGATAGGAGAACCTGCTGTAGAACCTCTCATTAAGATCCTACAGGATGAAAACGAAAATGTGTTTCTCCAGATGAAGGTCACTGCAGTCCTTGCTGGGATAAAAGATGAAAGAGCAGTTCAGCCCATGATTAAGGCACTCAAAGAAAAACCGGAGCTTCAAGCAGATCTGGGTTATAATCTTGGTCTGATGGGTGAACCAGCCGTAGAGCCTTTAATCACAGCCCTTGGTGACGGAGACCCCAATGTCCGGGTGCGTGCGGCTGAAGCACTCGGTAGGATTGGAGGCGAACGTGCAATTGGGCCGCTTACAACCGCTCTGAACGATGAAGATGAGACTGTTCGCGTATTTGCAAAACTGGGGCTTAAAAGCATTGAAGCTCAAAAGAAAGATACATTAATTGCAACTTACGGATGA
- the pyrG gene encoding glutamine hydrolyzing CTP synthase: protein MKYIVVTGGVMSGLGKGITIASIGRNLKNKGYKVTAIKIDPYINIDAGTMSPYQHGEVFVLKDGGEVDLDLGNYERFLDTELTRDHNLTTGKIYQEVISKERRGDYLGKTVQIIPHVTNEIKSRIRKVAARSGADICLIEIGGTVGDIESMPFLEAVRQMHREEPSENIVFIHVTLVMEDLQGEQKTKPTQHSVKELRALGLSPEVIVARSKTPLQENTKEKIALFCDVPQELVISAYDAGDIYEVPLSIEEQGLTTQLMKHLQLESSVENGGWKEMVAKMKSTTDTVRLAIIGKYTNLEDSYLSILEALKHGGIDNKCRVEVNMVEAETLEENPAEIEKLRQYDGILIPGGFGERGTEGKILAIKFARENDIPFLGICLGMQLAVIEFARNVVKLENANSTEFDEDTPYPVIDILPEQTCVADMGGTMRLGDYEAILKEGSIASKIYGTNYIVERHRHRYEVNPEFVDKLESFGIVFSGKNKNRMEIAEIPGKRFFFGSQFHPEFKSRPGRPSPPFNGLVAAMCKYRKEREGQ, encoded by the coding sequence ATGAAGTATATAGTAGTTACCGGTGGAGTGATGAGCGGGCTTGGAAAAGGCATTACCATCGCATCCATTGGCAGAAATCTTAAAAACAAAGGTTATAAAGTTACAGCTATCAAAATCGACCCTTACATCAATATAGATGCAGGCACCATGAGCCCCTACCAGCACGGGGAAGTCTTCGTGCTCAAGGACGGAGGTGAAGTCGACCTGGATCTTGGGAATTACGAGCGTTTCCTTGATACGGAACTTACAAGGGACCATAACCTTACTACAGGCAAGATTTACCAGGAAGTAATTTCCAAAGAAAGAAGAGGAGACTATCTTGGAAAAACTGTCCAGATTATTCCCCATGTCACAAATGAGATCAAAAGCAGGATCAGGAAGGTTGCAGCCCGGAGCGGGGCCGATATCTGTCTTATTGAAATAGGAGGCACAGTTGGGGATATTGAGAGCATGCCTTTCCTTGAGGCTGTACGCCAGATGCACAGGGAAGAGCCTTCCGAAAATATTGTGTTCATTCATGTGACCCTGGTTATGGAAGACCTTCAGGGTGAGCAGAAAACCAAGCCTACCCAGCACTCTGTAAAGGAACTCCGAGCCCTTGGTCTCAGCCCAGAAGTGATTGTTGCAAGATCTAAAACTCCTCTTCAGGAAAATACCAAAGAAAAAATTGCGCTCTTCTGTGACGTGCCTCAGGAACTGGTTATCAGCGCCTATGATGCCGGCGACATTTATGAGGTGCCTCTTTCGATAGAAGAGCAGGGCCTGACCACCCAGCTTATGAAACACCTGCAACTGGAGTCCAGCGTCGAAAACGGCGGGTGGAAAGAGATGGTCGCAAAGATGAAGTCCACAACCGATACGGTTAGACTGGCAATTATAGGTAAATATACAAATCTTGAGGACTCTTATCTCAGCATCCTTGAGGCTCTTAAACATGGAGGGATTGATAATAAGTGCAGGGTTGAAGTTAACATGGTTGAAGCCGAGACCCTGGAAGAGAACCCTGCCGAAATTGAGAAGCTGAGACAGTACGATGGGATTCTTATTCCGGGCGGCTTTGGAGAGCGCGGCACTGAAGGGAAAATACTGGCAATCAAGTTCGCCAGGGAAAACGATATTCCGTTCCTGGGAATTTGCCTGGGCATGCAGCTTGCAGTCATCGAGTTTGCGAGGAATGTGGTTAAACTTGAGAATGCAAACAGCACAGAGTTTGACGAAGATACTCCTTATCCTGTGATTGATATCCTGCCTGAGCAGACCTGTGTTGCGGACATGGGCGGTACAATGCGCCTCGGGGACTATGAGGCTATCCTTAAAGAAGGTTCGATTGCCTCAAAAATCTATGGGACCAATTACATTGTGGAGCGGCACCGCCACAGGTACGAAGTTAACCCTGAGTTCGTGGACAAGCTTGAGTCCTTTGGTATTGTCTTCTCCGGTAAAAACAAAAACAGAATGGAGATTGCTGAGATCCCTGGCAAGCGTTTCTTCTTTGGCTCACAATTCCACCCCGAATTCAAGTCAAGACCGGGCAGACCGTCTCCCCCATTCAACGGGCTTGTTGCAGCAATGTGCAAATACAGGAAGGAGAGAGAAGGACAATAA
- a CDS encoding DUF7524 family protein translates to MQQIFQNVIINRQELNSIEFEKESIEIPLSPGGEETFEILITNYGSPTHIHLSVSDELKGQITFLRDNPYVLQKEYISAVARIPQEGRILTKGQIYITAGYGSRKKGFSVQLGKTDSEPQEHPRDEAYVVDEEEELNSQKPAKRISGSRSANGSRGFSSFIRRGFTGGFPASAGRRTYRNVGGNERLSLNMAFGGILLLIGLFFLYFILPSGLQFKVSFVQSLLFSILFVTCMTYILLKIAEEG, encoded by the coding sequence TTGCAGCAGATATTCCAGAATGTTATTATTAACCGACAGGAATTAAACTCAATTGAGTTTGAAAAGGAAAGCATCGAGATTCCTCTTTCTCCCGGAGGAGAAGAGACCTTTGAGATCCTGATAACAAACTACGGGTCCCCTACTCATATTCATCTCTCGGTAAGTGATGAATTAAAAGGCCAGATTACTTTTCTGAGGGATAACCCGTATGTGCTTCAAAAAGAGTACATTTCCGCAGTTGCAAGAATCCCGCAAGAAGGAAGGATACTAACCAAAGGGCAAATCTATATCACAGCAGGTTACGGATCAAGAAAGAAAGGTTTCTCAGTTCAGCTTGGAAAGACGGACTCAGAACCGCAGGAGCATCCGAGGGACGAAGCCTATGTAGTGGATGAGGAAGAGGAACTGAATTCTCAAAAGCCTGCAAAGAGGATCTCTGGTTCCAGATCTGCAAACGGGTCTAGAGGGTTTTCGTCTTTTATCCGTAGAGGCTTTACAGGAGGATTTCCGGCTTCAGCAGGAAGAAGAACTTACAGGAATGTAGGTGGGAACGAAAGACTTTCTTTGAATATGGCTTTCGGAGGCATTTTGTTACTTATAGGTCTGTTCTTCCTCTACTTTATTCTGCCATCAGGTCTGCAATTCAAAGTTAGTTTTGTGCAGTCGCTTTTATTTTCAATCCTGTTTGTGACCTGTATGACATATATCCTGCTAAAGATTGCAGAGGAAGGTTAA
- a CDS encoding methytransferase partner Trm112 translates to MKKDLMDVLACPVCKGDLILNVVEENKEEVVLGTLYCPVCKEHYPIDEGIPNLLPPDLRN, encoded by the coding sequence GTGAAAAAAGATCTTATGGATGTTCTGGCTTGCCCTGTATGCAAGGGCGACCTGATTTTGAACGTTGTTGAAGAAAATAAAGAAGAGGTCGTCTTAGGAACCCTGTATTGCCCCGTATGCAAGGAGCACTATCCAATAGATGAGGGAATCCCAAACCTGCTTCCTCCTGACCTCAGGAACTGA
- the cooS gene encoding anaerobic carbon-monoxide dehydrogenase catalytic subunit has protein sequence MEQEVYERSIDPATLTMLQKAKEEGAETAWERYEKQLPQCSFGQLGICCRNCNMGPCRIDPFGEEADRGICGATADIIVARNLLRSIAAGAAAHSDHARDTVLTFKKMSEGKAESYRIKDTAKLLSLASEYGISSEGGSLEEVAARLADILLLEFGKQEGPILCTRRAPEIRLKLWAELGIEPRGIDREIVECMHRTHMGVDNNAVHILLQGLRTGLSDGWGGSMIATDIQDILFGTPQPRRSTVNLGVLSRDKVNVIVHGHEPILSEMIVEAAEDPELLELAEEKGAAGINVAGICCTGNETLMRHGTPMAGTFLQQELAVITGAVEAMVVDVQCVMPSLGELAGCYHTKFISTSPKADFPNTVRMEFHEDRAYETAKEIVRAAVENFPNRVPEKVTIPDEKQECMVGFSVEAILNALGGTPDPLIEAIKSGAVRGVGAVVGCNNVKVKHNYGHVNLVKELIKNNVLVVTTGCNAIACAEAGLLLPEASELAGDGLNSVCKALGIPPVLHIGLLC, from the coding sequence ATGGAACAGGAAGTATACGAGAGAAGCATTGACCCTGCAACCCTAACCATGCTTCAGAAAGCCAAAGAAGAAGGCGCTGAAACCGCCTGGGAAAGGTATGAGAAGCAATTACCTCAGTGCAGCTTCGGACAGCTAGGAATCTGCTGCCGGAATTGCAATATGGGTCCATGCCGGATAGATCCTTTCGGGGAAGAAGCCGACAGGGGAATATGCGGTGCTACCGCAGATATCATAGTTGCAAGAAATCTCCTAAGATCAATTGCTGCAGGTGCAGCGGCTCATTCCGATCATGCAAGAGACACGGTGCTGACCTTCAAGAAAATGAGTGAGGGAAAGGCTGAAAGTTATAGAATAAAAGACACAGCAAAATTGTTATCCCTTGCGTCGGAATATGGAATTTCCTCCGAAGGGGGAAGCCTTGAGGAAGTAGCAGCAAGACTCGCCGACATACTGCTTCTGGAATTTGGAAAACAGGAAGGACCCATCCTGTGTACCAGAAGAGCTCCCGAGATAAGGCTCAAACTCTGGGCAGAACTTGGAATAGAGCCAAGGGGAATTGACCGGGAAATCGTGGAGTGCATGCACAGAACCCACATGGGTGTGGATAATAATGCAGTCCATATCCTGCTGCAAGGGCTGCGCACAGGGCTTTCGGACGGTTGGGGAGGCTCGATGATCGCCACCGATATCCAGGATATACTCTTCGGAACTCCGCAGCCGAGAAGAAGTACTGTTAATCTGGGAGTGCTGTCCAGGGATAAAGTAAATGTAATCGTCCACGGGCATGAGCCAATTCTTTCAGAAATGATCGTGGAAGCTGCGGAAGATCCCGAGCTTCTTGAGCTCGCAGAAGAAAAAGGTGCAGCAGGCATCAACGTTGCTGGGATTTGCTGCACTGGCAATGAGACCCTGATGCGCCACGGGACTCCCATGGCAGGAACTTTCCTCCAGCAGGAGCTTGCAGTAATTACAGGCGCTGTAGAGGCTATGGTAGTAGATGTCCAGTGTGTCATGCCGTCACTTGGAGAGCTTGCAGGCTGCTATCATACGAAATTTATATCTACATCCCCAAAAGCTGACTTTCCAAATACTGTAAGAATGGAATTTCACGAAGATAGGGCTTATGAAACTGCAAAAGAGATCGTAAGAGCAGCCGTCGAGAACTTCCCTAACAGAGTTCCGGAAAAGGTTACCATACCTGATGAAAAGCAGGAGTGCATGGTCGGTTTCAGTGTCGAAGCCATCCTGAATGCGCTTGGAGGAACCCCTGATCCTCTCATTGAAGCGATAAAAAGTGGAGCAGTTCGAGGAGTCGGGGCTGTTGTCGGCTGCAACAATGTAAAAGTGAAGCATAATTACGGGCATGTTAATCTTGTTAAGGAACTGATCAAAAACAACGTGCTCGTGGTGACAACTGGCTGCAATGCAATTGCCTGTGCTGAGGCAGGTCTGCTTTTGCCGGAAGCTTCCGAACTTGCGGGCGACGGGTTGAATTCTGTCTGTAAAGCCCTTGGCATACCTCCGGTCCTGCACATTGGGCTCCTGTGTTGA
- a CDS encoding 4Fe-4S dicluster domain-containing protein — protein sequence MIWPERCLGCRSCEIACAVAHSESKNLFSAIGEKPAPKKRINLEYVPDIETSLPITCRHCKDAPCVSVCPTEALCQDEITSTVTHNSECCVNCWACSTVCPRFISLYKMILVMGCWTSSMNSNHGVINRQVEAGIKCDLCEGRVLPACVEACPTHALTLFETEES from the coding sequence ATGATTTGGCCCGAACGTTGCCTGGGCTGTCGCTCCTGTGAGATTGCCTGTGCAGTTGCACATTCCGAGAGCAAGAATCTTTTTTCGGCTATAGGAGAAAAGCCAGCCCCCAAAAAACGCATTAATCTGGAGTACGTACCTGACATTGAAACCTCTCTCCCCATTACCTGCCGCCACTGTAAGGATGCTCCCTGCGTTTCGGTTTGCCCTACAGAAGCTCTCTGCCAGGATGAGATTACCAGTACGGTAACTCATAACTCTGAATGCTGTGTAAACTGCTGGGCCTGTTCTACGGTATGCCCCCGCTTTATTTCTCTATACAAGATGATTCTCGTTATGGGCTGCTGGACCAGTTCCATGAACTCCAATCACGGAGTGATTAACAGGCAGGTTGAAGCAGGAATAAAATGTGATCTCTGTGAAGGCAGGGTTTTGCCTGCCTGTGTAGAAGCCTGCCCAACACATGCCCTTACTTTGTTCGAGACGGAAGAGAGTTAA
- a CDS encoding universal stress protein, whose translation MISSIYRKIMVATDGSENVRKAVETAIEIAKISGAKLYAVYVINYGGPSITYPGNVGWERVALDYFKTEGREATTYVENLAKVENVNVESVLLEGNPANEIVDFAEENDIDLIVTGTLGRTGIQRFLLGSVAENVVRHSKKAVLVVRGETAG comes from the coding sequence ATGATAAGCAGTATTTACAGGAAGATAATGGTTGCAACCGACGGTTCGGAAAATGTCAGAAAAGCAGTCGAAACAGCAATTGAAATCGCAAAAATAAGCGGAGCAAAATTGTATGCTGTGTATGTAATCAACTATGGAGGACCTTCGATAACTTATCCCGGGAATGTAGGATGGGAGAGAGTCGCTCTCGATTATTTCAAGACCGAAGGCAGGGAAGCGACCACTTATGTCGAAAACCTGGCGAAAGTTGAAAATGTTAATGTCGAATCCGTACTTCTGGAAGGAAATCCTGCGAATGAGATTGTCGATTTTGCTGAAGAAAACGATATTGACCTTATTGTTACGGGTACACTTGGAAGAACTGGAATTCAAAGATTCCTGCTGGGAAGCGTGGCTGAAAATGTGGTGAGGCACTCGAAAAAGGCAGTACTTGTCGTAAGAGGAGAAACTGCCGGATAA
- a CDS encoding nucleoside recognition domain-containing protein, which produces MIDLLIQVLDFVLPVLAMIFVGLVGTGILVELGLMQKFSKLVSPIFAYTNLPDTCASAFLVSIGSTVAANSMLFQAKKENCLEDREVLLCSMMNATPAYFRELFTYQIPVVLPALGFVVGGFYSLVFIVTAVVKILVIVIASKLFLKDNSCRVLEPEARKKVSIKTAVSRAFRKEFRAFLKIAGVYLIATTIVFVLQEQGVFEIFSVLPLAEIFKIPAVSIVPLTSYVASPILGISLLGPMIHSGEITNIQAMIVLMLGSMFMLPIFALRSQIPSKVAIFGTRLGVQIVVYSTAISVFVRLAILLLLLSIA; this is translated from the coding sequence ATGATAGACCTTTTAATCCAGGTACTTGATTTTGTGCTTCCCGTACTTGCAATGATTTTTGTGGGGCTTGTAGGCACAGGTATACTTGTAGAACTGGGTCTAATGCAGAAGTTCTCAAAACTTGTAAGCCCTATTTTCGCCTACACCAACCTGCCCGATACCTGTGCTTCAGCCTTCCTGGTATCAATAGGGTCTACTGTAGCTGCAAACAGCATGCTTTTCCAGGCAAAGAAAGAAAATTGCCTGGAGGACAGGGAAGTCCTGCTCTGCTCGATGATGAATGCTACACCTGCTTACTTTCGGGAACTTTTCACCTACCAGATTCCAGTAGTCCTGCCTGCTCTCGGCTTTGTGGTAGGGGGATTCTATTCCCTTGTGTTTATAGTCACTGCAGTGGTTAAAATCCTGGTAATTGTGATTGCAAGCAAATTGTTTCTTAAAGACAACTCCTGCAGGGTTCTTGAGCCGGAAGCCAGGAAGAAGGTATCCATAAAAACTGCAGTTAGCCGGGCTTTCAGGAAAGAGTTCAGGGCTTTTTTAAAGATTGCAGGGGTTTACCTTATTGCAACTACAATTGTCTTCGTACTTCAGGAACAAGGAGTCTTCGAAATTTTCAGCGTGCTGCCGCTTGCTGAGATTTTTAAAATCCCTGCTGTGTCAATTGTCCCGCTGACAAGCTACGTAGCCAGCCCTATCCTTGGAATCTCACTTCTGGGTCCCATGATTCACTCAGGGGAGATAACAAACATACAGGCTATGATTGTGCTCATGCTTGGCAGTATGTTTATGCTCCCAATTTTTGCGCTTCGCAGCCAGATCCCAAGTAAAGTAGCGATCTTCGGTACGCGCCTTGGTGTTCAGATTGTCGTGTACTCGACTGCAATAAGCGTGTTCGTAAGGCTTGCAATCCTGTTATTACTACTAAGTATTGCATAA
- a CDS encoding universal stress protein — MEGKSYTKVMITTDGSRNARKAIDAGIQLAKLAGAKLYAVYVIVSAGYTPRDFGWEASLRESLELEAKKAINFVEDAGRAAGIEVEPVILEGHPADKILEFSEQESVDLIVMGTLGRTGLDRFLLGSVAEKVIRHSKIPVMVVKGEAEK; from the coding sequence GTGGAAGGCAAGAGTTATACAAAAGTGATGATTACAACCGACGGTTCAAGGAATGCAAGGAAAGCAATTGACGCAGGAATCCAGCTTGCTAAACTCGCAGGAGCAAAGCTTTACGCTGTATACGTCATCGTTTCTGCAGGCTATACTCCTAGAGATTTCGGCTGGGAAGCATCATTGAGAGAATCTCTGGAGTTGGAAGCGAAAAAAGCTATTAATTTTGTTGAGGATGCCGGAAGAGCCGCAGGCATTGAGGTTGAACCCGTAATTCTTGAAGGGCATCCTGCAGACAAAATTCTGGAGTTTTCAGAACAGGAAAGCGTGGACTTGATAGTTATGGGAACACTTGGAAGAACTGGGCTTGACAGATTCCTACTCGGGAGTGTAGCTGAGAAGGTGATAAGGCATTCAAAGATCCCGGTCATGGTCGTAAAAGGCGAAGCCGAGAAATAA
- a CDS encoding universal stress protein, translating to MRGGAYQRIMIATDGSELGKKAVVTGIDIAKLSGAKVYAVYVVTPVAYTARDLGWVRASMENFRAEGKRATAFVEDIAKAANVEVESVILEGHPAEEIVEFAEHNGMDLIVMGTLGKTGFDRFLLGSVAENVIRHSKTPVLVVKGEKSR from the coding sequence ATGAGAGGGGGGGCTTATCAAAGAATAATGATTGCAACCGACGGTTCAGAATTAGGTAAAAAAGCAGTTGTAACTGGAATTGACATTGCTAAACTAAGCGGAGCAAAAGTATACGCCGTATATGTAGTAACCCCTGTGGCCTATACTGCAAGGGATCTTGGATGGGTGAGAGCCAGCATGGAAAACTTCAGAGCTGAAGGGAAAAGAGCTACAGCTTTCGTGGAAGATATCGCTAAAGCTGCAAACGTAGAGGTTGAATCAGTAATACTTGAAGGACATCCGGCAGAAGAAATCGTAGAGTTTGCAGAGCACAATGGCATGGATTTGATAGTTATGGGAACACTTGGAAAAACAGGGTTTGATAGGTTCCTGCTTGGAAGTGTGGCCGAAAACGTTATCAGGCATTCAAAGACCCCTGTGCTTGTTGTAAAAGGCGAAAAATCCAGGTAA
- a CDS encoding TldD/PmbA family protein produces MYELARKALRLAESAGAEEAEIYYAANRSTGVNFKKDAIEHAKDRFSEGIGIRAIVNGAVGFASTNSAAQIENAVEVAVAEAKVRESDPDWVSLPSNGKYPTVSGIFDKKVEALELEACIEYALALIEGTKEVPGTHPTSGGFNRAKGKRLILNTNGIEIEEESTAVSGFVDVITVNGQTSTAYDFAVSRSLDIDFFALGKNAAELALKSNGGIKIEPQKTDVIFHPFALSDIIEEALAPSLDADNIQKGRSGLIDKLGEELAVPELNIYDDGLVEAGIETSASDDEGVPSQRTTVIEKGVLETYLYDSYTAGKAGVKSTGNGSRFSYTSPPSVGLRNFIIDYPQTDVIADTQSGVFVNTVIGAHTANSISGDFSVEARNAFTIKDGALDKPVKSLMISGNAFELLKQITGAGFDVRKVGGIITPSIRVSNMSVVG; encoded by the coding sequence ATGTACGAGCTTGCAAGGAAAGCTCTCAGGCTTGCGGAAAGTGCAGGGGCCGAAGAAGCAGAGATCTATTACGCTGCAAATCGCTCAACAGGCGTGAACTTCAAAAAGGATGCCATAGAACATGCTAAAGACCGTTTTTCGGAAGGTATAGGAATCCGGGCTATAGTGAACGGAGCCGTTGGCTTTGCCAGTACGAATTCAGCAGCACAGATAGAAAATGCCGTAGAGGTCGCTGTTGCCGAAGCAAAAGTAAGGGAAAGCGACCCTGATTGGGTGAGCCTTCCTTCTAACGGGAAATATCCCACGGTTTCTGGTATTTTTGATAAAAAAGTTGAGGCTCTGGAACTTGAAGCCTGTATTGAATATGCCCTTGCCCTTATTGAAGGCACAAAGGAGGTTCCGGGCACACATCCGACTTCAGGAGGCTTTAACCGTGCAAAAGGTAAGCGGCTTATTCTGAACACAAACGGCATAGAGATAGAAGAGGAATCAACAGCTGTTTCCGGTTTTGTAGATGTCATTACGGTTAACGGGCAGACTTCGACAGCTTATGACTTTGCGGTATCGCGTTCTCTTGATATTGATTTCTTCGCCCTCGGAAAGAATGCAGCCGAACTTGCATTGAAGTCTAACGGTGGTATAAAAATCGAACCTCAAAAGACTGACGTGATTTTCCATCCGTTTGCTTTATCCGACATTATTGAGGAAGCGCTTGCCCCTTCCCTTGATGCGGACAATATCCAGAAGGGAAGATCAGGTTTAATAGATAAACTCGGGGAAGAGCTGGCAGTACCGGAACTGAATATCTATGATGACGGGCTGGTTGAGGCCGGAATTGAAACTTCAGCTTCGGATGACGAGGGTGTACCTTCGCAGCGCACCACTGTAATTGAAAAAGGCGTGCTTGAGACTTATCTCTATGACAGTTATACCGCAGGAAAAGCAGGCGTAAAGAGCACAGGAAACGGCTCGAGGTTTTCTTATACAAGTCCACCTTCCGTAGGGCTCAGGAACTTTATTATCGATTACCCTCAGACTGATGTTATTGCTGATACCCAGTCCGGGGTCTTCGTAAATACGGTAATCGGCGCACATACTGCAAATTCAATTTCAGGAGATTTCTCCGTAGAAGCCAGAAATGCCTTCACGATTAAAGACGGGGCTCTTGATAAACCTGTAAAATCGCTAATGATTTCGGGCAATGCCTTCGAACTCTTAAAGCAAATTACAGGGGCAGGCTTTGATGTCAGGAAAGTCGGAGGAATAATTACGCCTTCTATCCGGGTTTCGAATATGAGCGTGGTAGGTTAA
- a CDS encoding TldD/PmbA family protein, producing MTDIMQDIKFYDCRVIEGSSTSIILDNGKIEEISRNFTRGAGVRALCGGSWGYTSVEGDIDLKKGVDAASKLAFSMNASTPKEDVELAVINPPEVKDLPEIRIDPRDVSIEEKVDLLKSIENSAKVKGVNSTKVMYLESEFKVEYRSSDGIESGYELMNVGFVVSAVASENGVYQAGRESRFGYGYELFENENVLELAGKAGNTAVELLNAKTPKGGEMPVILDQELAGVFAHEAVGHASEADLVLEGDSILENRIGEQIASPLITIIDDPTLHEFGYYPFDAEGAQSRRTEIIKNGVFNSYLHSRETAAKLGGTPGNCRAQGYSMPIVRMSNTFIDNGDARFEEILEEIKDGMYLIGSRGGQVNTGEGIFQFNAEKGYLIKNGELAELIKDVSLSGKTLEILNHVVLVGNDLKMTAGRCGKAGQLAPVSDGSPHLAISKALVGGA from the coding sequence ATGACAGATATTATGCAGGATATTAAATTTTATGACTGCAGGGTAATTGAGGGTAGTTCTACCTCAATTATTCTGGATAACGGAAAAATTGAGGAGATCTCCAGAAACTTCACAAGAGGAGCCGGCGTAAGGGCCCTCTGTGGAGGTTCTTGGGGTTATACCTCGGTAGAAGGGGATATCGACCTTAAAAAAGGAGTCGATGCTGCCTCAAAACTTGCTTTTTCTATGAATGCCAGTACCCCAAAGGAAGATGTAGAACTTGCGGTCATAAATCCTCCTGAGGTGAAGGACCTTCCTGAAATCAGGATTGACCCGAGGGATGTCTCTATTGAGGAAAAAGTCGATCTTTTAAAGAGCATAGAAAACAGTGCAAAAGTAAAGGGCGTTAACAGTACCAAAGTGATGTACCTGGAATCCGAGTTTAAAGTCGAATACAGGAGTTCAGATGGTATTGAGTCGGGTTATGAGCTTATGAACGTCGGTTTTGTAGTTTCTGCGGTTGCCTCCGAGAACGGCGTGTATCAAGCAGGCAGGGAGAGCCGTTTTGGGTACGGATATGAGCTTTTTGAAAACGAAAACGTTCTGGAACTTGCTGGCAAGGCAGGAAATACCGCAGTTGAACTTCTCAATGCGAAAACTCCTAAAGGCGGAGAAATGCCTGTAATTCTTGATCAAGAACTGGCTGGCGTCTTTGCCCACGAAGCCGTTGGACATGCATCCGAGGCTGATCTTGTCCTTGAAGGAGATTCTATTCTTGAAAACAGAATCGGAGAACAGATTGCATCTCCCCTTATTACGATTATCGATGATCCTACCCTTCACGAATTCGGATACTATCCTTTTGATGCCGAAGGGGCACAATCAAGAAGGACAGAAATAATCAAGAACGGAGTCTTTAATTCCTATCTTCATTCCCGTGAAACCGCAGCAAAACTCGGAGGAACTCCAGGGAATTGCAGGGCCCAGGGTTATTCCATGCCCATTGTCAGGATGAGCAATACCTTCATAGATAACGGGGATGCCAGATTTGAAGAAATACTTGAAGAGATAAAGGACGGGATGTATCTTATAGGGTCCAGAGGAGGACAGGTGAATACCGGGGAAGGAATTTTTCAGTTCAATGCTGAGAAAGGATACCTTATAAAAAATGGAGAACTCGCTGAACTTATAAAGGATGTTTCTCTCTCAGGTAAAACCCTTGAGATACTCAACCACGTAGTTCTTGTAGGCAACGACCTGAAAATGACCGCAGGGAGATGTGGAAAAGCCGGGCAGCTTGCACCAGTATCAGATGGTTCTCCCCATCTGGCTATCTCAAAAGCCCTTGTTGGAGGTGCCTGA